The sequence aaatattatattttattttcatgcATCGAATCGGAAAGGAAGCTTATCAGTGGCAATACATTTTTGAGAATTGGAATGTTCAGAATAAATTGGAAACAAGACAAAGAGTTAGTTGAAGACACTTATGACCGGCATTCGTGTTACTCGCATAGAAGTCCCAAATTATACACGTTTTCATCTAAGGAGGGTTTTTCAAGATCGCCGGGTTGGGGTTCAAGATCAAGAAGTTGCTCGATGCTATAGCGCTCCACGACTTTTCCCTTCTGGTTGACTAAAATCTTCAACGGAATTAGGGGACTTCGACGAGTTGTCCAGTTGGCAAGAGGTCGGAAATGAGTAAGATTACCCCTGCGTTTCTCCGCTTCCAGAAGCTCAGAAGGTGGACAATATCGAGGCGAGGACGTAGCCCTGAGATCGCCCAGTCTGATGACTCCCGATGGCGTAATGTTGACCAGATTCGGGTTGACCAAAGGCGGCTTAGCTGGTCCATCCTTGGAAGAGCCATCTTGCTTTTCCGCATCCTTCTTAGCCATATATTTGGCTCGACATTGCTCGTCCCATTCCTTGGTGGTGGGTATGTACCTCTTTTTGGTGACCGGGGTCACCTCAATTTTCTTTTCTGATTCCTGATCCTTGGTACTAGGTGTTTTCTGTACTTTGTCATCATATCGAATCTTTTTCTGCTGCTGCAATTGCTGTTTCTTCAGTTGCTCCTGCTTTTCATTTGTCATTTCCCGAAGGATCCGCTCGATACGCTCTCTCTTTGCAACCCTCAAACGATCCACCTTGATTCTTTCCTCAGGCGTAAATCTTATGGGAGATCGTGAAAGATGGACTACTGGCTGAGCTTTATGGGAATTTTCATTTTCCTCGATCGGTGCGATTAAAGAACCCCGCAGGCGTCGTTGTTCCGACAATTTTAGGGCCTCCAAAGCTACTTC is a genomic window of Drosophila suzukii chromosome 2L, CBGP_Dsuzu_IsoJpt1.0, whole genome shotgun sequence containing:
- the LOC108010014 gene encoding uncharacterized protein, yielding MHKLSQGPNLEKNQEGNGDFSGKLAAASTVKLNVNAQEFVPRFKRVESTEDEALVDLNENEQIRTNLSLPWKGFPKKYERSSRSAQVVLLSDVDYMILPCVKRTKKPREQKLIGDVAKNNAPNGNVPTTSNVISNTDEEKRREVALEALKLSEQRRLRGSLIAPIEENENSHKAQPVVHLSRSPIRFTPEERIKVDRLRVAKRERIERILREMTNEKQEQLKKQQLQQQKKIRYDDKVQKTPSTKDQESEKKIEVTPVTKKRYIPTTKEWDEQCRAKYMAKKDAEKQDGSSKDGPAKPPLVNPNLVNITPSGVIRLGDLRATSSPRYCPPSELLEAEKRRGNLTHFRPLANWTTRRSPLIPLKILVNQKGKVVERYSIEQLLDLEPQPGDLEKPSLDENVYNLGLLCE